Proteins encoded in a region of the Augochlora pura isolate Apur16 chromosome 4, APUR_v2.2.1, whole genome shotgun sequence genome:
- the LOC144469589 gene encoding WD repeat-containing protein 20 isoform X2: MAVQLDGGGKEDLKTQFATREGTYKLMTLSEYSRPNRVGYTNSQGSASVRVSFVTLPDPTDPTGTQGLGDRMCFNFGKELYVYVYRGVKKAVDLNKPLDKKLYKGTNPTCHNFNQTTATADSAPLLVGFSTGQIQLIDPIKKELSKLYNEDRLIDKSKVTCIKWVPGSNNLFLVSHSSGQLYLYNEELLCGTTAPHYQSFKSGDGYAIYTCKTKSTRNPLYRWVIGAEGCCINEFAFSPCGSNLAVVSQDGFLRVFQYNTMELVGSARSFFGGFLCVCWSPDGRYVVMGGEDDLVTIWSFHEKRVVARGQGHHSWVSVVAFDPYTTSYGDHDPDFSGSDDETLPHNNLNHFCEKSNRLSTTSQGVHSNRNSCGSELRVSGGTCYRLGSVSQDTQLCLWDITEAELRQKPMCTKQRPSVVGSSILPTPGAVNSGNGSTANHHLNNSKHNNLNNVNYKENVSGNNESSNNSTSTNTAVSTVNSLTQRLAGLGFGERKGDNHKRNFSLTMRGSGASNSTIMQNSGGDKAATNLNTSSNMNSVSGSLVGANKKVSSVMDDSMRLIGTALCPRFDQCPVLEPLVCKKLAHERLTELVFREDCFVTACQDGYVYTWARPGQMINVPYHALADARESWMNLPRVIACQG; this comes from the exons ATGGCTGTGCAGCTGGACGGAGGAGGGAAGGAGGACTTGAAAACACAATTTGCCACGCGGGAAGGAACATACAAGCTAATGACTCTGTCGGAGTATTCGAGGCCAAACAGGGTCGGCTATACGAACAGTCAGGGAAGCGCATCCGTTCGGGTGTCTTTTGTAACTTTACCGGACCCGACGGATCCGACGGGTACGCAGGGTCTCGGCGACCGAATGTGTTTCAACTTTGGCAAAGAGCTCTACGTTTACGTGTATCGCGGTGTCAAAAAG gCTGTGGATTTGAACAAGCCATTGGATAAAAAGTTGTATAAAGGAACTAATCCAACTTGCCACAATTTTAACCAAACAACAGCAACTGCGGATAGTGCACCATTATTAGTTGGTTTCTCAACAGGACAAATTCAGTTGATTGATCCAATAAAAAAGGAGTTGAgtaaattatacaatgaagat AGGTTGATAGACAAAAGCAAAGTAACATGTATAAAATGGGTTCCTGGCTCCAATAACCTCTTCTTAGTATCGCATAGTTCTGGgcaactatatttatataatgaagAACTTTTGTGCGGTACAACCGCACCCCACTACCAGTCCTTTAAATCAGGAGATGGCTATGCTATTTACACCTGCAAGACTAAGTCCACGAGGAACCCCTTGTACAGATGGGTCATAGGCGCAGAAGGATGCTGTATAAATGAATTCGCCTTCAGTCCGTGCGGCTCCAATCTAGCCGTTGTTTCTCAGGACGGATTTCTACGTGTATTCCAATATAATACCATGGAATTAGTGGGCTCGGCTAGAAGTTTTTTCGGCGGATTTCTGTGTGTATGTTGGTCACCGGACGGGAGATACGTCGTTATGGGAGGCGAAGACGATCTTGTAACAATTTGGAGTTTTCATGAGAAGAGAGTGGTAGCAAGAGGTCAAGGCCACCATAGTTGGGTAAGCGTAGTAGCCTTCGATCCGTACACCACATCTTACGGCGATCACGATCCCGACTTCAGCGGATCAGACGACGAAACGTTACCACACAATAATCTTAATCACTTCTGTGAAAAGTCAAATCGTCTATCCACGACCTCCCAAGGAGTTCATTCTAACAGAAACTCTTGTGGATCAGAGTTGAGAGTGTCAGGAGGCACGTGCTACAGGCTTGGTAGTGTGTCGCAAGATACTCAACTGTGTTTATGGGATATTACCGAAGCCGAGTTAAGACAGAAACCAATGTGTACGAAACAGAGACCCTCTGTAGTGGGTTCTAGTATTCTTCCTACGCCGGGAGCGGTCAATAGTGGGAACGGTTCGACGGCAAATCATCATTTGAACAATTCTAAAcacaataatttgaataatgttaattacaaAGAGAATGTGAGTGGTAACAATGAAAGTAGTAACAATAGCACAAGTACAAACACTGCAGTGTCAACTGTAAATTCATTGACACAAAGGTTAGCAGGTCTTGGTTTTGGTGAACGTAAAGGTGATAACCATAAAAGGAACTTTAGCCTCACAATGAGAGGTAGTGGTGCATCTAATAGCACAATAATGCAAAACAGTGGCGGCGATAAAGCTGCCACTAACTTAAACACAAGTAGTAATATGAACAGTGTCAGTGGAAGTTTAGTAGGTGCGAATAAAAAGGTTAGTTCTGTGATGGATGATTCTATGAGGTTGATAGGAACTGCCCTGTGTCCTAGGTTCGATCAGTGCCCAGTTTTAGAACCGCTGGTGTGCAAGAAGCTGGCGCATGAAAGATTGACTGAATTAGTGTTTAGGGAAGATTGTTTCGTAACAGCGTGTCAAGATGGATACGTCTACACATGGGCAAGACCTGGTCAAATG ATTAATGTTCCATACCATGCTTTGGCTGATGCAAGAGAATCATGGATGAATCTTCCCAGAGTTATCGCATG CCAGGGGTAG
- the LOC144469589 gene encoding WD repeat-containing protein 20 isoform X4, with the protein MAVQLDGGGKEDLKTQFATREGTYKLMTLSEYSRPNRVGYTNSQGSASVRVSFVTLPDPTDPTGTQGLGDRMCFNFGKELYVYVYRGVKKAVDLNKPLDKKLYKGTNPTCHNFNQTTATADSAPLLVGFSTGQIQLIDPIKKELSKLYNEDRLIDKSKVTCIKWVPGSNNLFLVSHSSGQLYLYNEELLCGTTAPHYQSFKSGDGYAIYTCKTKSTRNPLYRWVIGAEGCCINEFAFSPCGSNLAVVSQDGFLRVFQYNTMELVGSARSFFGGFLCVCWSPDGRYVVMGGEDDLVTIWSFHEKRVVARGQGHHSWVSVVAFDPYTTSYGDHDPDFSGSDDETLPHNNLNHFCEKSNRLSTTSQGVHSNRNSCGSELRVSGGTCYRLGSVSQDTQLCLWDITEAELRQKPMCTKQRPSVVGSSILPTPGAVNSGNGSTANHHLNNSKHNNLNNVNYKENVSGNNESSNNSTSTNTAVSTVNSLTQRLAGLGFGERKGDNHKRNFSLTMRGSGASNSTIMQNSGGDKAATNLNTSSNMNSVSGSLVGANKKVSSVMDDSMRLIGTALCPRFDQCPVLEPLVCKKLAHERLTELVFREDCFVTACQDGYVYTWARPGQM; encoded by the exons ATGGCTGTGCAGCTGGACGGAGGAGGGAAGGAGGACTTGAAAACACAATTTGCCACGCGGGAAGGAACATACAAGCTAATGACTCTGTCGGAGTATTCGAGGCCAAACAGGGTCGGCTATACGAACAGTCAGGGAAGCGCATCCGTTCGGGTGTCTTTTGTAACTTTACCGGACCCGACGGATCCGACGGGTACGCAGGGTCTCGGCGACCGAATGTGTTTCAACTTTGGCAAAGAGCTCTACGTTTACGTGTATCGCGGTGTCAAAAAG gCTGTGGATTTGAACAAGCCATTGGATAAAAAGTTGTATAAAGGAACTAATCCAACTTGCCACAATTTTAACCAAACAACAGCAACTGCGGATAGTGCACCATTATTAGTTGGTTTCTCAACAGGACAAATTCAGTTGATTGATCCAATAAAAAAGGAGTTGAgtaaattatacaatgaagat AGGTTGATAGACAAAAGCAAAGTAACATGTATAAAATGGGTTCCTGGCTCCAATAACCTCTTCTTAGTATCGCATAGTTCTGGgcaactatatttatataatgaagAACTTTTGTGCGGTACAACCGCACCCCACTACCAGTCCTTTAAATCAGGAGATGGCTATGCTATTTACACCTGCAAGACTAAGTCCACGAGGAACCCCTTGTACAGATGGGTCATAGGCGCAGAAGGATGCTGTATAAATGAATTCGCCTTCAGTCCGTGCGGCTCCAATCTAGCCGTTGTTTCTCAGGACGGATTTCTACGTGTATTCCAATATAATACCATGGAATTAGTGGGCTCGGCTAGAAGTTTTTTCGGCGGATTTCTGTGTGTATGTTGGTCACCGGACGGGAGATACGTCGTTATGGGAGGCGAAGACGATCTTGTAACAATTTGGAGTTTTCATGAGAAGAGAGTGGTAGCAAGAGGTCAAGGCCACCATAGTTGGGTAAGCGTAGTAGCCTTCGATCCGTACACCACATCTTACGGCGATCACGATCCCGACTTCAGCGGATCAGACGACGAAACGTTACCACACAATAATCTTAATCACTTCTGTGAAAAGTCAAATCGTCTATCCACGACCTCCCAAGGAGTTCATTCTAACAGAAACTCTTGTGGATCAGAGTTGAGAGTGTCAGGAGGCACGTGCTACAGGCTTGGTAGTGTGTCGCAAGATACTCAACTGTGTTTATGGGATATTACCGAAGCCGAGTTAAGACAGAAACCAATGTGTACGAAACAGAGACCCTCTGTAGTGGGTTCTAGTATTCTTCCTACGCCGGGAGCGGTCAATAGTGGGAACGGTTCGACGGCAAATCATCATTTGAACAATTCTAAAcacaataatttgaataatgttaattacaaAGAGAATGTGAGTGGTAACAATGAAAGTAGTAACAATAGCACAAGTACAAACACTGCAGTGTCAACTGTAAATTCATTGACACAAAGGTTAGCAGGTCTTGGTTTTGGTGAACGTAAAGGTGATAACCATAAAAGGAACTTTAGCCTCACAATGAGAGGTAGTGGTGCATCTAATAGCACAATAATGCAAAACAGTGGCGGCGATAAAGCTGCCACTAACTTAAACACAAGTAGTAATATGAACAGTGTCAGTGGAAGTTTAGTAGGTGCGAATAAAAAGGTTAGTTCTGTGATGGATGATTCTATGAGGTTGATAGGAACTGCCCTGTGTCCTAGGTTCGATCAGTGCCCAGTTTTAGAACCGCTGGTGTGCAAGAAGCTGGCGCATGAAAGATTGACTGAATTAGTGTTTAGGGAAGATTGTTTCGTAACAGCGTGTCAAGATGGATACGTCTACACATGGGCAAGACCTGGTCAAATG Tga
- the LOC144469589 gene encoding WD repeat-containing protein 20 isoform X3, translating into MAVQLDGGGKEDLKTQFATREGTYKLMTLSEYSRPNRVGYTNSQGSASVRVSFVTLPDPTDPTGTQGLGDRMCFNFGKELYVYVYRGVKKAVDLNKPLDKKLYKGTNPTCHNFNQTTATADSAPLLVGFSTGQIQLIDPIKKELSKLYNEDRLIDKSKVTCIKWVPGSNNLFLVSHSSGQLYLYNEELLCGTTAPHYQSFKSGDGYAIYTCKTKSTRNPLYRWVIGAEGCCINEFAFSPCGSNLAVVSQDGFLRVFQYNTMELVGSARSFFGGFLCVCWSPDGRYVVMGGEDDLVTIWSFHEKRVVARGQGHHSWVSVVAFDPYTTSYGDHDPDFSGSDDETLPHNNLNHFCEKSNRLSTTSQGVHSNRNSCGSELRVSGGTCYRLGSVSQDTQLCLWDITEAELRQKPMCTKQRPSVVGSSILPTPGAVNSGNGSTANHHLNNSKHNNLNNVNYKENVSGNNESSNNSTSTNTAVSTVNSLTQRLAGLGFGERKGDNHKRNFSLTMRGSGASNSTIMQNSGGDKAATNLNTSSNMNSVSGSLVGANKKVSSVMDDSMRLIGTALCPRFDQCPVLEPLVCKKLAHERLTELVFREDCFVTACQDGYVYTWARPGQMPGVGQVGNALHVVSPVEGGGTIV; encoded by the exons ATGGCTGTGCAGCTGGACGGAGGAGGGAAGGAGGACTTGAAAACACAATTTGCCACGCGGGAAGGAACATACAAGCTAATGACTCTGTCGGAGTATTCGAGGCCAAACAGGGTCGGCTATACGAACAGTCAGGGAAGCGCATCCGTTCGGGTGTCTTTTGTAACTTTACCGGACCCGACGGATCCGACGGGTACGCAGGGTCTCGGCGACCGAATGTGTTTCAACTTTGGCAAAGAGCTCTACGTTTACGTGTATCGCGGTGTCAAAAAG gCTGTGGATTTGAACAAGCCATTGGATAAAAAGTTGTATAAAGGAACTAATCCAACTTGCCACAATTTTAACCAAACAACAGCAACTGCGGATAGTGCACCATTATTAGTTGGTTTCTCAACAGGACAAATTCAGTTGATTGATCCAATAAAAAAGGAGTTGAgtaaattatacaatgaagat AGGTTGATAGACAAAAGCAAAGTAACATGTATAAAATGGGTTCCTGGCTCCAATAACCTCTTCTTAGTATCGCATAGTTCTGGgcaactatatttatataatgaagAACTTTTGTGCGGTACAACCGCACCCCACTACCAGTCCTTTAAATCAGGAGATGGCTATGCTATTTACACCTGCAAGACTAAGTCCACGAGGAACCCCTTGTACAGATGGGTCATAGGCGCAGAAGGATGCTGTATAAATGAATTCGCCTTCAGTCCGTGCGGCTCCAATCTAGCCGTTGTTTCTCAGGACGGATTTCTACGTGTATTCCAATATAATACCATGGAATTAGTGGGCTCGGCTAGAAGTTTTTTCGGCGGATTTCTGTGTGTATGTTGGTCACCGGACGGGAGATACGTCGTTATGGGAGGCGAAGACGATCTTGTAACAATTTGGAGTTTTCATGAGAAGAGAGTGGTAGCAAGAGGTCAAGGCCACCATAGTTGGGTAAGCGTAGTAGCCTTCGATCCGTACACCACATCTTACGGCGATCACGATCCCGACTTCAGCGGATCAGACGACGAAACGTTACCACACAATAATCTTAATCACTTCTGTGAAAAGTCAAATCGTCTATCCACGACCTCCCAAGGAGTTCATTCTAACAGAAACTCTTGTGGATCAGAGTTGAGAGTGTCAGGAGGCACGTGCTACAGGCTTGGTAGTGTGTCGCAAGATACTCAACTGTGTTTATGGGATATTACCGAAGCCGAGTTAAGACAGAAACCAATGTGTACGAAACAGAGACCCTCTGTAGTGGGTTCTAGTATTCTTCCTACGCCGGGAGCGGTCAATAGTGGGAACGGTTCGACGGCAAATCATCATTTGAACAATTCTAAAcacaataatttgaataatgttaattacaaAGAGAATGTGAGTGGTAACAATGAAAGTAGTAACAATAGCACAAGTACAAACACTGCAGTGTCAACTGTAAATTCATTGACACAAAGGTTAGCAGGTCTTGGTTTTGGTGAACGTAAAGGTGATAACCATAAAAGGAACTTTAGCCTCACAATGAGAGGTAGTGGTGCATCTAATAGCACAATAATGCAAAACAGTGGCGGCGATAAAGCTGCCACTAACTTAAACACAAGTAGTAATATGAACAGTGTCAGTGGAAGTTTAGTAGGTGCGAATAAAAAGGTTAGTTCTGTGATGGATGATTCTATGAGGTTGATAGGAACTGCCCTGTGTCCTAGGTTCGATCAGTGCCCAGTTTTAGAACCGCTGGTGTGCAAGAAGCTGGCGCATGAAAGATTGACTGAATTAGTGTTTAGGGAAGATTGTTTCGTAACAGCGTGTCAAGATGGATACGTCTACACATGGGCAAGACCTGGTCAAATG CCAGGGGTAGGACAAGTTGGGAATGCTCTTCATGTTGTCAGTCCAGTGGAGGGTGGTGGTACTATAGTATAG
- the LOC144469589 gene encoding WD repeat-containing protein 20 isoform X1 — MAVQLDGGGKEDLKTQFATREGTYKLMTLSEYSRPNRVGYTNSQGSASVRVSFVTLPDPTDPTGTQGLGDRMCFNFGKELYVYVYRGVKKAVDLNKPLDKKLYKGTNPTCHNFNQTTATADSAPLLVGFSTGQIQLIDPIKKELSKLYNEDRLIDKSKVTCIKWVPGSNNLFLVSHSSGQLYLYNEELLCGTTAPHYQSFKSGDGYAIYTCKTKSTRNPLYRWVIGAEGCCINEFAFSPCGSNLAVVSQDGFLRVFQYNTMELVGSARSFFGGFLCVCWSPDGRYVVMGGEDDLVTIWSFHEKRVVARGQGHHSWVSVVAFDPYTTSYGDHDPDFSGSDDETLPHNNLNHFCEKSNRLSTTSQGVHSNRNSCGSELRVSGGTCYRLGSVSQDTQLCLWDITEAELRQKPMCTKQRPSVVGSSILPTPGAVNSGNGSTANHHLNNSKHNNLNNVNYKENVSGNNESSNNSTSTNTAVSTVNSLTQRLAGLGFGERKGDNHKRNFSLTMRGSGASNSTIMQNSGGDKAATNLNTSSNMNSVSGSLVGANKKVSSVMDDSMRLIGTALCPRFDQCPVLEPLVCKKLAHERLTELVFREDCFVTACQDGYVYTWARPGQMVGPLTISSTLHRPHHHSNPYTNITSLRSNDL, encoded by the exons ATGGCTGTGCAGCTGGACGGAGGAGGGAAGGAGGACTTGAAAACACAATTTGCCACGCGGGAAGGAACATACAAGCTAATGACTCTGTCGGAGTATTCGAGGCCAAACAGGGTCGGCTATACGAACAGTCAGGGAAGCGCATCCGTTCGGGTGTCTTTTGTAACTTTACCGGACCCGACGGATCCGACGGGTACGCAGGGTCTCGGCGACCGAATGTGTTTCAACTTTGGCAAAGAGCTCTACGTTTACGTGTATCGCGGTGTCAAAAAG gCTGTGGATTTGAACAAGCCATTGGATAAAAAGTTGTATAAAGGAACTAATCCAACTTGCCACAATTTTAACCAAACAACAGCAACTGCGGATAGTGCACCATTATTAGTTGGTTTCTCAACAGGACAAATTCAGTTGATTGATCCAATAAAAAAGGAGTTGAgtaaattatacaatgaagat AGGTTGATAGACAAAAGCAAAGTAACATGTATAAAATGGGTTCCTGGCTCCAATAACCTCTTCTTAGTATCGCATAGTTCTGGgcaactatatttatataatgaagAACTTTTGTGCGGTACAACCGCACCCCACTACCAGTCCTTTAAATCAGGAGATGGCTATGCTATTTACACCTGCAAGACTAAGTCCACGAGGAACCCCTTGTACAGATGGGTCATAGGCGCAGAAGGATGCTGTATAAATGAATTCGCCTTCAGTCCGTGCGGCTCCAATCTAGCCGTTGTTTCTCAGGACGGATTTCTACGTGTATTCCAATATAATACCATGGAATTAGTGGGCTCGGCTAGAAGTTTTTTCGGCGGATTTCTGTGTGTATGTTGGTCACCGGACGGGAGATACGTCGTTATGGGAGGCGAAGACGATCTTGTAACAATTTGGAGTTTTCATGAGAAGAGAGTGGTAGCAAGAGGTCAAGGCCACCATAGTTGGGTAAGCGTAGTAGCCTTCGATCCGTACACCACATCTTACGGCGATCACGATCCCGACTTCAGCGGATCAGACGACGAAACGTTACCACACAATAATCTTAATCACTTCTGTGAAAAGTCAAATCGTCTATCCACGACCTCCCAAGGAGTTCATTCTAACAGAAACTCTTGTGGATCAGAGTTGAGAGTGTCAGGAGGCACGTGCTACAGGCTTGGTAGTGTGTCGCAAGATACTCAACTGTGTTTATGGGATATTACCGAAGCCGAGTTAAGACAGAAACCAATGTGTACGAAACAGAGACCCTCTGTAGTGGGTTCTAGTATTCTTCCTACGCCGGGAGCGGTCAATAGTGGGAACGGTTCGACGGCAAATCATCATTTGAACAATTCTAAAcacaataatttgaataatgttaattacaaAGAGAATGTGAGTGGTAACAATGAAAGTAGTAACAATAGCACAAGTACAAACACTGCAGTGTCAACTGTAAATTCATTGACACAAAGGTTAGCAGGTCTTGGTTTTGGTGAACGTAAAGGTGATAACCATAAAAGGAACTTTAGCCTCACAATGAGAGGTAGTGGTGCATCTAATAGCACAATAATGCAAAACAGTGGCGGCGATAAAGCTGCCACTAACTTAAACACAAGTAGTAATATGAACAGTGTCAGTGGAAGTTTAGTAGGTGCGAATAAAAAGGTTAGTTCTGTGATGGATGATTCTATGAGGTTGATAGGAACTGCCCTGTGTCCTAGGTTCGATCAGTGCCCAGTTTTAGAACCGCTGGTGTGCAAGAAGCTGGCGCATGAAAGATTGACTGAATTAGTGTTTAGGGAAGATTGTTTCGTAACAGCGTGTCAAGATGGATACGTCTACACATGGGCAAGACCTGGTCAAATGGTAGGTCCTCTCACCATCAGCAGCACTCTGCACAGGCCACACCATCATAGCAATCCTTACACCAATATTACTTCCTTGCGATCTAACGATCTATGA